CTTTACCAATCATTCGAGAAAATAACTATTGTATCTAATACCGATAGTAAGGAACTAACCCGCACGGTGGATAATGATGTAGTAGTTCTGAGAAAACCACGAACAAAATCAACAGCTGAGGTTTTAAAAACAATTTGCTACCTTTTAGTTCATCTAAAAACTTTTGTCTCCCTCGTTTATCAGGAAATAAAAGCCTGCAAATACATCACATCACGGTTCGATGATACAACGAAATCAAATCGTTATCGCTTACTTATTCCTATATTTCACGATGCTTTTCGAGCATTCAACTTAAAAATGTTTCTCGAAACAAATGTTTTAAACCATGCGGCTGAATCAGCTGTATTGTATGCCTATTGGCAAGATTATACTGCACTTGCGTTGGCCTTAATCAAATATAAAAGTTCTTCGTACAAGGCAATTTGTCGTGCTCATCGGGTCGACCTTTATTTTGATGCAAGCAAATACAACTACCTTACTTTTAGAAGCTATATATCAGATCATTTAGACAAAGTCGTTTTCATTTCAGAGGATGGATTACAGTACCAAAGTAGGTGTTTAAACAAAAAATACAACAATTACATCGTTTCACGCCTTGGTACTGAAAAGATTGAAGAATCCGATAATAAGAATAAAAACAATACATTTTTATTGGTTAGCTGCTCAACATTAACGCCTGTAAAAAGAGTCGATTTAATTATAAATGCTCTGGCAATGATAGCTGAAATTGACATTCAATGGATTCATTTTGGCGATGGAAAATTAAAAAATAAGCTATTATTGCAGGCTAAAGAAAGACTTGATGGAAAAGCGAACATATCATACACATTTAAAGGCAATGTTTCTAATACTGAGATTCATAAATTTTATGCTAATACCCAAGTGAATTGTTTTATCAATGTAAGTGAATCAGAAGGAATTCCGGTAAGTATTATGGAAGCAATGTCATACGGTATACCTGTTATTGCAACCGACGTTGGCGGAACAAGAGAATTGGTTGATAATGACTGTGGAGTACTTGCAGAACCAGATATCACAGAAGTAGAGCTGGCAAAAATTATTCTAAAGGAATTCAATAGTAATTTGATTTACCAGAAA
Above is a genomic segment from uncultured Draconibacterium sp. containing:
- a CDS encoding glycosyltransferase, which produces MMDKKKKELILLCNKFPFGFGEAFLEAEFPYLYQSFEKITIVSNTDSKELTRTVDNDVVVLRKPRTKSTAEVLKTICYLLVHLKTFVSLVYQEIKACKYITSRFDDTTKSNRYRLLIPIFHDAFRAFNLKMFLETNVLNHAAESAVLYAYWQDYTALALALIKYKSSSYKAICRAHRVDLYFDASKYNYLTFRSYISDHLDKVVFISEDGLQYQSRCLNKKYNNYIVSRLGTEKIEESDNKNKNNTFLLVSCSTLTPVKRVDLIINALAMIAEIDIQWIHFGDGKLKNKLLLQAKERLDGKANISYTFKGNVSNTEIHKFYANTQVNCFINVSESEGIPVSIMEAMSYGIPVIATDVGGTRELVDNDCGVLAEPDITEVELAKIILKEFNSNLIYQKGSKAKLNWQKKFSAHVNYKYFINDLHV